Proteins found in one Paenibacillus dendritiformis genomic segment:
- a CDS encoding amidase, which produces MKRRSIRQLLNGYKHKLFSPVEITRDYLREIKNCDPVYNAYITVTKERALRKAKRLEKKWNRGKNTGLLFGIPLSYKDNLATKGVPTTNGSEIYRSFVPDRTAAVIRRANKENAIMLGKTNMHEFALGITSNNPHYGPVRNPWNIEYSPGGSSGGSAAAVAANLSVASIGTDTGGSVRIPAASCGIAGLKPTYGTLPASGVDFVSWTMDHVGPLAANMEDLAMMMDALTGKDYSRYLIENIRGMRIGVPINFFNEHIEEETLRLYREALAALEELGAVLVDVDTSFLYGYQEYGLTIAAAEAGYVHRDDIACCLAEMGADVRALLESSRGITSLQYITALHKKEEYTKAFKRIFKQVDVLATPTLPIPPRRIGVESVTFGSYTENIFDAMTRYTEIFNLTGMPALTLPCGITEQEQLPVGLQLIADHDREYRLIRIGYTYEQSELGGYYRKRDQIISGTCGS; this is translated from the coding sequence TTGAAGCGAAGATCCATTCGGCAGCTGTTGAACGGTTACAAGCACAAGCTTTTTTCTCCTGTAGAGATCACTCGCGACTATTTAAGGGAAATAAAAAATTGCGACCCGGTATATAACGCCTATATTACGGTTACGAAGGAACGCGCGCTGCGGAAGGCGAAGCGTCTGGAGAAGAAATGGAACCGCGGCAAGAATACGGGGCTGTTGTTCGGGATTCCGCTGTCATATAAGGACAATCTGGCAACCAAGGGCGTCCCGACCACGAACGGTTCCGAAATCTACCGCAGCTTCGTTCCCGATCGAACCGCTGCCGTTATCCGCAGGGCGAACAAGGAGAATGCGATCATGCTGGGCAAAACCAATATGCATGAATTCGCGCTCGGCATCACATCCAACAATCCGCACTATGGGCCGGTTCGCAATCCATGGAACATCGAATATTCTCCCGGAGGGTCAAGCGGCGGCTCTGCAGCAGCGGTGGCCGCCAATCTGTCCGTTGCCTCCATCGGGACGGATACCGGCGGCTCGGTGCGCATTCCGGCCGCTTCCTGCGGCATAGCCGGGCTGAAGCCGACCTATGGAACCCTTCCGGCGTCCGGTGTCGACTTCGTCTCGTGGACGATGGATCATGTCGGTCCGCTTGCGGCCAACATGGAGGACCTGGCGATGATGATGGACGCGCTCACCGGCAAGGACTACTCCCGCTATCTTATTGAGAATATCCGCGGCATGCGCATTGGCGTCCCGATCAATTTTTTCAATGAGCATATCGAGGAGGAGACGCTGCGGCTGTACCGGGAAGCGCTGGCGGCTCTCGAGGAGCTCGGCGCCGTGCTCGTCGATGTTGATACCTCGTTCCTGTACGGGTATCAGGAATATGGACTGACCATTGCCGCGGCTGAAGCCGGATATGTCCACCGCGACGATATCGCCTGCTGTCTGGCGGAGATGGGAGCCGACGTGCGCGCGTTACTGGAATCGTCGCGCGGGATTACGTCCCTCCAGTACATTACCGCGCTGCATAAGAAGGAAGAATATACTAAAGCGTTCAAACGAATATTCAAGCAGGTCGACGTGCTTGCCACGCCGACGCTCCCCATCCCGCCGCGCCGTATCGGAGTCGAGTCCGTCACGTTCGGCTCCTATACCGAGAACATCTTCGACGCGATGACCCGTTATACGGAGATTTTCAATTTGACCGGCATGCCGGCCCTTACCCTGCCTTGCGGCATTACAGAGCAGGAGCAACTTCCGGTCGGTTTGCAGCTCATCGCCGATCATGACCGGGAGTATCGCCTGATCCGGATCGGTTATACGTATGAACAGAGCGAGCTGGGCGGCTATTATCGCAAGCGGGATCAGATCATCTCCGGAACTTGCGGCTCCTGA
- a CDS encoding multidrug effflux MFS transporter has translation MNPGTNLNASVAAAPHKRRLAIAIVLGSMTAIGPLSIDMYLPSLPMLAADLQASTSLTQLSLTACLLGLALGQLIMGPLSDARGRRGPLLASLAVYAVVSFLCAIVPSMWGLIALRFLQGMAGAGGIVIARAMVRDLYSGSELTKFFSLLMLINGLAPIAAPIIGSQLLKYTSWHGVFTVLGALGLLMIAAAYFGLAETHPQDRRSSGGVRTTLSTFGGLVKDKEFMGYACTQGLVSAAMFSYISGSPFVLQNIYGASPQAFSLFFALNGFGLIVATQITGRLAARYGEMRLFIAGLFLSCGGSLALLAAILLHGPLWSVLLPLFVSVSSTGVVNTAGFSLAMQNQGKTAGSASAMLGLLPFIAGSAAAPLVGIAGSDTAVPMGVVIACCGLGAAGCYRLLIRRR, from the coding sequence ATGAATCCTGGAACCAATCTGAATGCTTCCGTGGCTGCCGCTCCGCACAAGCGGAGACTCGCGATCGCGATCGTGCTCGGCTCGATGACGGCGATCGGGCCGCTGTCGATTGATATGTATTTGCCGTCGCTGCCAATGCTTGCCGCCGATCTGCAGGCAAGCACCTCCTTGACCCAGCTCAGCTTGACGGCGTGTCTGCTTGGCCTGGCGCTCGGCCAATTGATCATGGGGCCGCTTAGTGACGCGCGGGGCCGCCGTGGCCCTCTGCTGGCGTCCTTGGCGGTGTACGCCGTCGTCTCTTTCTTGTGCGCCATCGTTCCTTCCATGTGGGGCTTGATCGCCCTGCGCTTCCTGCAGGGGATGGCCGGCGCGGGCGGGATCGTCATCGCGCGGGCGATGGTGCGCGATCTGTACTCCGGATCGGAGCTGACGAAGTTTTTCTCGCTGCTTATGCTCATTAACGGACTTGCGCCGATCGCCGCCCCGATCATCGGCAGCCAGCTGCTCAAATATACGTCATGGCATGGCGTATTTACGGTGCTGGGCGCTTTGGGGTTGCTTATGATCGCTGCGGCTTACTTCGGGCTGGCGGAGACGCATCCGCAGGACCGGCGCTCGTCCGGCGGCGTCCGGACGACCTTGTCCACCTTCGGGGGACTGGTGAAGGATAAGGAATTTATGGGATATGCCTGCACGCAGGGACTCGTCTCTGCCGCCATGTTCAGCTATATCTCCGGCTCGCCGTTCGTGCTGCAAAATATTTATGGCGCATCGCCCCAAGCGTTCAGCTTGTTCTTTGCGCTCAACGGGTTCGGCCTTATCGTGGCCACCCAGATTACGGGACGGCTGGCTGCGCGCTATGGCGAGATGAGGCTGTTCATCGCTGGGCTGTTCCTGTCCTGCGGTGGAAGCCTCGCGCTCCTGGCGGCGATTCTGCTGCACGGGCCGCTCTGGTCGGTTCTGCTTCCGCTCTTCGTGTCCGTATCCAGCACGGGGGTAGTCAACACCGCCGGCTTCTCCCTCGCGATGCAGAACCAGGGCAAGACGGCCGGCAGCGCCTCGGCCATGCTCGGCTTGCTGCCCTTCATCGCCGGCTCGGCGGCGGCGCCGCTCGTCGGTATCGCAGGAAGCGATACGGCCGTGCCGATGGGCGTCGTCATCGCCTGCTGCGGGCTTGGGGCGGCCGGCTGCTACCGGCTGCTGATCCGCCGCCGTTAA
- a CDS encoding GNAT family N-acetyltransferase: MNTFQITEERVQDDIYASQAETADTEAIMSLLYRTAAWLNCKGSTQWNELLQGVDVHGMADSIAKGDVFVFKRDGDPAAVVMLLQQPSAWDRELWSSLGDKGEAGHDESIYLHRLAIDRAFAGSQLGLAVLRWVETGIRFPGKRQLRLDCKAGVPALNAFYRAAGYTFQGEIPKGYLLFEKELPLQ; this comes from the coding sequence ATGAATACATTCCAGATTACCGAGGAACGGGTTCAGGACGATATCTATGCATCTCAAGCCGAGACCGCCGATACCGAAGCAATTATGTCCTTGCTGTATCGCACAGCCGCCTGGCTGAACTGCAAAGGCTCGACACAATGGAATGAGCTGCTGCAAGGCGTCGATGTTCACGGGATGGCAGATTCCATCGCCAAGGGAGACGTATTCGTCTTCAAGCGGGACGGCGATCCGGCCGCCGTCGTCATGCTGCTTCAGCAGCCGAGCGCCTGGGACCGGGAGCTATGGAGCAGCCTGGGCGACAAGGGCGAAGCGGGTCATGACGAGTCCATTTATTTGCATCGCCTGGCGATCGACCGCGCCTTCGCCGGCAGCCAGCTGGGACTAGCGGTGCTCCGCTGGGTCGAGACCGGCATCCGCTTCCCGGGCAAGCGGCAGCTCCGCCTGGACTGCAAGGCGGGCGTTCCGGCCCTGAACGCCTTCTACCGGGCGGCGGGCTACACTTTTCAAGGCGAGATCCCGAAGGGCTACCTATTGTTCGAGAAGGAGCTCCCCCTGCAATAA
- the cydC gene encoding thiol reductant ABC exporter subunit CydC yields MNREGWIMPYMRRYAGRFAVIIALGVLTVLCASSLTFTSGYLISKSALRPENILLVYVPIVLVRTFGIGRAVVHYVERLVGHDAVLRILSQMRERMYRILEPQALFLRSRFRTGDLLSTLADDIEQLQNVYLRTVFPGAVALVAYAACIAALGWFDLPFALFIGLLLLLLIAVLPWVSLLITRTWQTRIKQERNVLYQRLTDAVMGMSDWVISGRTSRFTAEYEEGEQSVARMESRLNGWARLRMLLGQCVVAAVLVLMLCWAGGQYADGRIAATLIAAFTLVVFPLMDGFLPVSEAVEKLPQYQDSLDRLAKLDAPASEQPVRPAAEAELRPALASGEAHIRLEQIRYRYDKMADWTLDGLSLDIPQGRRIAVIGRSGAGKSTLLKLVQGALAPDEGQVLLNGIPAASYGEHIPEMIAVLNQSPHLFDTTVANNIRLGRPDASDEDIRRVVRQVGLETLVDSLPDGYDTRMLETGGRFSGGERQRIALARILLQDTPVVILDEPTVGLDPQTERALLATMFNALQGKSLLWITHHLVGVEQMDEVIFIENGRIEMRGPHAELLDRYPRYRNLYHLDRPALLSRP; encoded by the coding sequence ATGAACCGCGAAGGCTGGATTATGCCGTATATGCGGCGCTATGCCGGACGCTTCGCCGTCATTATCGCCCTCGGCGTGCTGACGGTGCTGTGCGCCTCCTCCTTGACCTTCACGTCAGGCTATCTGATTTCGAAGTCGGCTCTGCGCCCGGAAAATATTTTGCTCGTCTACGTGCCTATCGTGCTTGTCCGGACGTTCGGGATCGGGCGTGCTGTCGTCCATTATGTCGAACGTCTGGTCGGCCATGATGCGGTGCTGCGCATTTTGTCCCAGATGCGCGAGCGGATGTACCGCATCCTGGAGCCACAGGCGCTGTTCCTCCGCTCCCGCTTCCGGACGGGAGATCTGCTCAGCACGCTGGCGGATGATATCGAGCAGCTGCAAAATGTCTACTTGCGCACGGTGTTCCCGGGCGCAGTGGCGCTCGTCGCCTATGCCGCCTGCATCGCGGCGCTCGGCTGGTTCGATCTGCCGTTCGCACTCTTCATCGGCCTGCTGCTGCTCCTGCTGATCGCGGTGCTGCCCTGGGTGTCTCTGCTGATTACCCGCACCTGGCAGACCCGCATCAAGCAGGAGCGGAACGTGCTGTACCAGCGGCTGACCGATGCGGTGATGGGGATGAGCGACTGGGTTATTAGCGGGCGCACTTCCCGCTTCACGGCGGAATATGAAGAGGGCGAGCAATCCGTCGCCCGCATGGAGAGCCGCCTGAACGGCTGGGCCCGGCTTCGCATGCTGCTGGGGCAGTGCGTCGTCGCGGCCGTGCTGGTGCTCATGCTCTGCTGGGCAGGAGGCCAATATGCGGACGGGCGCATCGCCGCCACCTTAATCGCGGCGTTCACCCTGGTTGTATTCCCGCTAATGGACGGCTTCCTCCCCGTATCGGAGGCGGTGGAGAAGCTGCCGCAGTACCAGGATTCACTGGATCGGCTTGCGAAGCTGGACGCTCCAGCGTCCGAACAGCCCGTTCGTCCTGCGGCGGAGGCGGAGCTGCGGCCGGCCCTGGCGTCCGGAGAGGCGCATATCCGGCTGGAGCAGATCCGCTACCGCTATGACAAGATGGCCGACTGGACACTGGACGGCTTGTCGCTCGATATCCCGCAAGGACGGCGCATCGCGGTCATCGGCCGCAGCGGAGCGGGGAAATCGACGCTGCTGAAGCTGGTGCAGGGAGCCTTGGCGCCGGATGAAGGCCAAGTCTTGCTGAACGGCATCCCGGCGGCTTCATATGGGGAACACATCCCTGAGATGATTGCGGTCTTGAACCAGAGCCCGCATCTGTTCGACACGACGGTGGCGAACAACATCCGGCTGGGCCGCCCGGACGCCTCCGACGAGGACATCCGCCGGGTCGTCCGCCAGGTCGGCCTGGAGACGCTCGTCGACTCGCTGCCGGACGGCTATGATACCCGGATGCTGGAGACGGGCGGACGCTTCTCAGGCGGGGAGCGGCAGCGGATCGCGTTGGCCCGCATCCTGCTGCAGGATACGCCGGTCGTCATTCTCGACGAGCCGACCGTCGGGCTCGACCCGCAGACCGAGCGCGCCCTGCTGGCCACGATGTTCAACGCGCTGCAGGGCAAGTCGCTGCTCTGGATTACGCATCATCTCGTCGGCGTGGAGCAGATGGACGAAGTTATCTTCATCGAGAACGGCCGCATCGAGATGAGAGGGCCGCATGCGGAGCTGCTGGATCGGTACCCGCGCTACCGCAACCTGTATCATCTGGATCGGCCCGCGCTTTTGTCGCGGCCATAG
- the cydD gene encoding thiol reductant ABC exporter subunit CydD: MGKNLFGYQGIKPVLASLTAIALVHTLSIIMLAIWLAEAISALFAGAAWQEQAGKIGLFLLAFLVRQLTALLQQKVAYRFAEKTGASLRSQLLEALFRLGPRHTRTEGTGTTVTLVLEGVGKFRKYMELFLPRMIGTAVTPVLILAYIATQDIIAALILAVTMPILIAFLILVGLAARKQTEKQWASYRQLSNHFVDSLRGLETLKFLGRSRSHGATVSKVSDRYRSATMRTLRVAFLSSFSLDFFTMLSVASVAVSLGLRLVDGEMMLVTALTILILAPEYFLPVRMVGADYHATLDGKEAGEAMQSIIRAGAKSEPVPASQALPAWTQDSVLRMTGIGMRHEEEGPSSLQEIDLEIQGFRKVGIIGASGAGKSTLIDIIGGFLHPTAGTIRVDGQERASLTGEDWRKQTTYIPQHPYIFSSSLADNVRFYSPDAADDEVERAMAAAGLGQLADQLPNGLDERIGNGGRSLSGGQEQRVALARAFLSRRPIMLLDEPTAHLDIETEYELKSTMLDLFRDRLVFLATHRLHWMPDMDWIIVLQDGKVAETGTHEQLLAKRGAYYDMICMEGEETL, from the coding sequence ATGGGCAAGAATCTGTTCGGCTACCAAGGGATCAAGCCGGTTCTTGCCAGTCTGACCGCCATTGCCCTGGTGCACACACTATCTATTATTATGCTGGCCATCTGGCTGGCAGAAGCAATTTCCGCCCTGTTCGCCGGGGCGGCATGGCAGGAACAAGCCGGCAAGATCGGGCTGTTCCTGCTTGCTTTTCTCGTGCGCCAGTTGACGGCCCTGCTGCAGCAGAAGGTGGCTTACCGATTCGCCGAGAAGACCGGCGCCAGCCTGCGGAGTCAGCTGCTGGAGGCGCTGTTCCGCCTCGGCCCGCGGCATACCCGGACAGAGGGAACGGGCACGACGGTGACGCTTGTGCTCGAAGGGGTCGGGAAGTTCCGCAAATATATGGAGCTGTTCCTGCCCCGCATGATCGGGACCGCAGTGACGCCGGTGCTTATCCTCGCGTACATTGCGACCCAGGATATCATCGCCGCCCTGATTCTGGCGGTGACGATGCCGATTCTCATCGCGTTCCTTATTCTTGTCGGGCTGGCCGCGCGCAAGCAGACCGAGAAGCAGTGGGCGTCGTACCGGCAGTTGTCGAATCATTTCGTCGATTCGCTGCGCGGTCTGGAGACGCTCAAGTTCCTCGGACGCAGCCGCTCGCACGGAGCCACCGTCTCGAAGGTGAGCGACCGATACCGTTCGGCCACGATGCGGACCCTCCGCGTCGCCTTCTTGTCCTCCTTCTCCCTGGACTTCTTCACGATGCTGTCCGTCGCATCCGTGGCGGTTAGCCTTGGGCTGCGTCTCGTGGATGGGGAGATGATGCTCGTTACCGCGCTGACGATCCTTATCCTGGCGCCGGAATATTTCCTTCCGGTCCGCATGGTCGGGGCCGATTATCATGCGACGCTGGACGGCAAGGAAGCGGGCGAGGCGATGCAGTCCATTATCCGCGCGGGAGCGAAGTCGGAGCCGGTGCCTGCCTCGCAGGCGCTGCCGGCCTGGACGCAGGATAGCGTGCTGCGAATGACCGGCATCGGGATGCGGCATGAGGAGGAGGGACCATCCTCGCTGCAGGAGATTGATCTGGAGATTCAAGGCTTCCGCAAGGTCGGCATCATCGGCGCGAGCGGCGCCGGCAAGTCGACGCTGATCGATATTATCGGCGGCTTCCTGCATCCGACCGCCGGGACGATCCGGGTGGACGGACAGGAGCGTGCGTCGCTGACCGGCGAGGATTGGCGGAAGCAGACGACGTACATCCCGCAGCATCCGTACATTTTCAGCTCCTCGCTGGCGGATAACGTCCGCTTCTATTCGCCGGACGCGGCCGATGACGAAGTCGAGCGGGCGATGGCCGCCGCGGGGCTGGGCCAGTTGGCGGATCAGCTGCCGAACGGGCTGGACGAACGCATCGGCAACGGCGGCCGCTCGCTGAGCGGCGGGCAGGAGCAGCGGGTTGCGCTGGCGCGGGCATTTCTGAGCAGACGGCCGATTATGCTGCTCGATGAACCGACGGCGCATCTGGACATCGAGACCGAGTATGAACTGAAGTCGACGATGCTGGATCTGTTCCGGGATCGGCTCGTCTTCCTGGCCACGCACCGCCTGCACTGGATGCCGGATATGGATTGGATTATTGTCCTGCAGGACGGCAAAGTGGCGGAGACGGGGACCCATGAGCAGCTGCTGGCCAAGCGGGGGGCCTACTACGACATGATTTGCATGGAAGGGGAGGAGACGCTATGA
- the cydB gene encoding cytochrome d ubiquinol oxidase subunit II, whose translation MLSLNELWFVLVAVLFVGFFFLEGFDFGVGMSTQFLARTDGERRVLINSIGPFWDANEVWLLTAGGAMFAAFPNWYATLFSGYYVPLVAVLLALIVRGVAFEFRGKVDSERWKKTWDLAIFVGSLLPPFLFGVVFAGLIKGLPIDQQMEMKAGLFDMVNLYTLVGGITVTVLCLVHGLMFTTLRTEGDLQARARRLGRKLMIPLAALLVLFAVMTYFMTDVFQVRGAILAVVAVLGLIVFLLAGYFMKQKKDGWAFGMTGGIILLSIASVFIGLFPRVMISSINSAFDLTIHNAASGAYSLKVMTIVAVTLLPFVLGYQIWSYFVFHKRVNEKQHLEY comes from the coding sequence ATGCTCTCACTCAATGAATTATGGTTCGTTCTTGTCGCTGTGTTGTTCGTCGGCTTTTTCTTCCTCGAGGGCTTCGACTTCGGGGTTGGCATGTCGACTCAATTCCTGGCGCGCACTGACGGAGAGCGCCGGGTGCTAATCAACTCCATTGGCCCGTTCTGGGATGCCAATGAAGTCTGGCTTCTGACCGCCGGCGGGGCGATGTTCGCCGCCTTCCCGAACTGGTACGCGACCTTGTTCAGCGGCTATTATGTGCCGCTCGTCGCGGTGCTGCTTGCGCTTATCGTGCGCGGCGTCGCTTTCGAATTCCGGGGCAAGGTGGACAGCGAGCGTTGGAAGAAAACATGGGATCTGGCTATTTTCGTCGGCAGTCTGCTGCCTCCGTTCCTGTTCGGCGTCGTGTTCGCCGGGCTGATTAAAGGCCTTCCAATCGATCAGCAGATGGAGATGAAAGCCGGCCTGTTCGACATGGTGAATCTCTATACATTAGTAGGCGGCATTACCGTTACGGTGCTCTGTCTCGTGCATGGCCTCATGTTCACGACGCTGCGGACGGAGGGCGATCTTCAGGCGCGCGCACGCCGTCTCGGCCGGAAGCTGATGATTCCGCTCGCCGCGCTGCTCGTCTTGTTCGCTGTCATGACCTATTTCATGACCGATGTGTTCCAGGTTCGCGGCGCCATCCTGGCTGTCGTCGCCGTTCTCGGTCTGATCGTCTTCCTGCTCGCCGGATACTTCATGAAGCAGAAGAAGGACGGCTGGGCGTTCGGCATGACCGGAGGCATTATATTGCTGTCGATCGCATCCGTCTTTATCGGCTTGTTCCCGCGGGTGATGATTAGCTCCATCAATAGTGCATTCGACTTGACGATTCATAATGCGGCTTCGGGCGCTTATTCGCTCAAAGTGATGACGATCGTAGCGGTAACCTTGCTGCCGTTCGTGCTCGGTTACCAGATTTGGAGCTACTTCGTCTTCCATAAGCGCGTGAACGAGAAGCAGCATCTCGAATACTAA
- a CDS encoding cytochrome ubiquinol oxidase subunit I encodes MDTLILSRIQFASTTIFHFFFVPVSIGLALLIAIMETMYVVKGNEEYKKMAKFWGKLFLINFAVGVVTGIIQEFQFGMNWSNYSRFVGDVFGAPLAIEALLAFFMESTFIGLWIFGWERLSKKVHLLCIWLVAIGTTMSAFWILAANSFMQRPVGFQINNGRAEMNDFFALITNGQLLVEFPHTVLGAFATGAFLITGVSAYKMLRRQDFEFFKKSFKLGIVVALISSFLVAIFGHQQAQYLVHTQPMKMAAAESLWERSEDPAPWTVIASIDPDKQENKMEVKIPYLLSFLSYSKFSGDVKGMKELQAEYEQTYGPGDYIPPVRTTFWSFRIMVAAGSLMIVLGLYGVWLMARKKLDQKNTWFMRFMLYAISLPFIANTAGWIMTEIGRQPWTVFGLMTTEDSISPSVSGGSVLFSLIAFSAIYTVLAIVMVYLFVRVIKKGPNEDVTVRVSHDPFDKEERHALTQ; translated from the coding sequence ATGGATACGCTAATCTTATCACGCATCCAGTTTGCGTCGACGACGATTTTTCACTTCTTCTTCGTCCCGGTATCCATCGGGCTGGCGCTGCTTATCGCCATTATGGAGACGATGTACGTTGTCAAGGGCAATGAAGAGTATAAGAAAATGGCCAAGTTCTGGGGAAAATTGTTCCTCATCAACTTCGCCGTCGGCGTCGTGACCGGTATCATTCAGGAATTCCAGTTCGGCATGAACTGGTCGAATTACTCCCGCTTCGTCGGGGACGTGTTCGGCGCGCCGCTTGCCATCGAAGCGCTGCTTGCCTTTTTCATGGAGTCTACGTTCATCGGGCTCTGGATCTTCGGTTGGGAGCGGCTGAGCAAGAAGGTGCACTTGCTGTGCATCTGGCTTGTGGCTATCGGGACGACGATGTCCGCCTTCTGGATTCTCGCCGCCAACTCGTTCATGCAGCGGCCGGTCGGCTTCCAAATTAACAATGGCCGGGCCGAGATGAATGATTTCTTCGCGCTGATCACGAACGGCCAGCTGCTGGTGGAATTCCCGCATACGGTGCTGGGCGCATTTGCGACAGGCGCCTTCCTCATTACGGGTGTCAGTGCTTATAAGATGCTGCGTCGCCAAGACTTTGAGTTTTTCAAGAAATCCTTCAAGCTGGGTATCGTGGTTGCCTTGATCTCGTCGTTCCTGGTCGCGATCTTCGGCCACCAGCAAGCACAGTATCTGGTGCATACGCAGCCGATGAAGATGGCGGCGGCCGAGAGCCTGTGGGAGCGGAGTGAGGACCCGGCGCCTTGGACGGTTATCGCGTCGATCGATCCGGACAAGCAAGAAAACAAAATGGAAGTGAAGATTCCATACTTACTTAGCTTCCTGTCCTACAGCAAATTCTCCGGAGACGTCAAGGGGATGAAGGAGCTGCAGGCAGAATACGAGCAAACATACGGACCTGGCGATTATATTCCGCCGGTGCGCACGACCTTCTGGAGCTTCCGCATCATGGTCGCTGCCGGATCGCTGATGATTGTGCTTGGCTTGTACGGCGTCTGGCTGATGGCGCGCAAGAAGCTGGATCAGAAGAACACATGGTTCATGCGCTTCATGCTGTATGCCATTTCGCTGCCGTTCATTGCCAATACGGCGGGCTGGATTATGACCGAGATCGGGCGCCAGCCGTGGACTGTATTCGGGCTGATGACGACGGAAGACAGTATCTCGCCTAGCGTATCGGGAGGCTCGGTGCTATTCTCCCTAATTGCCTTCTCCGCCATTTATACGGTGTTGGCTATCGTGATGGTCTACCTGTTCGTACGCGTAATCAAAAAAGGACCGAACGAGGATGTTACTGTCCGCGTGTCTCACGATCCATTCGATAAGGAGGAACGTCATGCTCTCACTCAATGA
- a CDS encoding Gfo/Idh/MocA family protein — MSKTVVAIIGCGTIANSAHIPAYLANSDAEIKYFCDIRKERAEQAAEKYGCGIAIEDYRVILDDPDVEAVSICTPNHCHASIAIDCMRAGKHVLCEKPAARTYEEALEMQKVQHETGMTLNIGVVNRFNTGVNIIKKMIEDGELGDLYHVYVSFRAQRSIPGLGGDFTTKAVAGGGALIDWGVHFLDIVMYCAGDPEPQTVTGQTYCKLGKDMKNYSYLNMWAGPPNYEGTYDVDDFVTAMIRTAGPSITVNGAWAQNIGVDEMYIDFLGDKAGIRLQYGAEFTIYSAKHGALLESTPKFTKTDHFRNEINSFLACVKSGERLPSHIDTVILTAKMIQAIYDSSDQGREISFVKEGARA; from the coding sequence ATGAGTAAAACAGTAGTAGCCATCATCGGCTGCGGAACGATTGCCAACAGCGCCCACATTCCGGCTTATCTGGCCAATTCGGATGCCGAGATCAAATATTTCTGCGATATTCGCAAGGAGCGGGCAGAGCAAGCGGCCGAGAAATACGGCTGCGGCATTGCGATTGAAGATTATCGCGTTATCCTGGACGATCCGGATGTCGAAGCCGTCTCCATATGCACCCCGAACCATTGCCACGCCTCGATCGCGATCGACTGCATGCGGGCAGGGAAGCATGTGCTGTGCGAGAAGCCGGCAGCCCGCACGTACGAGGAAGCGCTGGAGATGCAGAAGGTGCAGCATGAGACCGGAATGACGCTGAATATCGGCGTCGTGAATCGGTTTAACACGGGAGTAAATATTATTAAGAAGATGATCGAGGACGGAGAGCTGGGCGATCTGTACCACGTGTACGTCAGCTTCCGCGCGCAGCGCTCGATTCCTGGACTGGGGGGCGACTTCACGACCAAGGCTGTCGCCGGCGGGGGCGCGCTGATTGACTGGGGCGTGCACTTTCTCGACATCGTCATGTACTGCGCAGGCGATCCGGAGCCGCAGACGGTGACAGGGCAGACGTATTGCAAGCTGGGCAAGGATATGAAAAATTACTCCTACCTCAACATGTGGGCGGGGCCGCCCAATTATGAGGGGACATACGATGTCGATGATTTCGTCACTGCAATGATCCGGACAGCGGGACCTTCAATTACGGTCAATGGCGCTTGGGCGCAAAATATCGGGGTCGATGAGATGTATATCGACTTCCTGGGCGACAAAGCGGGAATCCGGCTGCAGTACGGCGCCGAGTTCACGATCTACAGCGCCAAGCATGGCGCCCTGCTGGAGAGCACCCCGAAGTTCACGAAGACCGATCATTTCCGGAACGAGATCAACAGCTTCCTCGCCTGCGTCAAGTCGGGCGAGCGGCTGCCGTCCCATATTGATACGGTCATCCTGACGGCCAAAATGATTCAGGCCATCTATGATTCTTCGGATCAAGGGCGAGAGATCTCATTCGTGAAAGAGGGAGCGCGGGCATGA